A window of Exiguobacterium sp. FSL W8-0210 contains these coding sequences:
- a CDS encoding NYN domain-containing protein yields MKYDRLIVDGYNIIGAWPEFRTLREQDFELARERLIHAMAEYQAVTGLSVTIVFDAYLQPGRESRMQKSGIDIVYTRENETADEWIEKTAADWLQDIRVKLTVATNDYTEQWVIFTLGALRISAQELRREWKAAVAVIKQQTTSAKTTAQPRSKIDLPEDVVARLEAIRRRKNSDT; encoded by the coding sequence ATGAAATATGATCGTCTCATCGTAGATGGCTATAATATCATTGGCGCATGGCCAGAATTTCGGACGTTGCGGGAGCAAGATTTTGAATTGGCACGGGAACGGCTGATTCATGCGATGGCGGAATACCAAGCTGTCACAGGTCTCAGCGTTACGATCGTCTTCGATGCCTATCTTCAACCGGGACGTGAATCCCGGATGCAAAAAAGCGGGATTGATATCGTCTACACACGGGAGAACGAGACGGCAGATGAATGGATTGAAAAGACAGCTGCTGATTGGCTACAAGATATCCGGGTCAAGTTAACGGTAGCGACGAATGATTATACGGAGCAGTGGGTCATCTTCACGCTCGGAGCACTCCGCATATCGGCGCAAGAGCTCCGGCGAGAGTGGAAAGCGGCAGTCGCTGTCATCAAACAACAGACGACGTCTGCGAAGACGACGGCTCAACCGCGCTCGAAGATTGATTTACCAGAAGACGTCGTCGCACGTTTAGAAGCGATCCGTCGTCGAAAGAATTCAGATACATGA
- the cysS gene encoding cysteine--tRNA ligase yields MIQLYNSMTGKKEPFKPLEEGKVKMYVCGPTVYNYIHIGNARPAIVFDTVRRYFTYRGYEVKYVSNFTDVDDKIIRTANELGEDYHALTKRFIEAYHADTGALNVQKADIHPLVTETMDDIIAFIEVLVEKGNAYASSGDVYFRTRSFKDYGQLSQQSIDELRAGARIEVGEKKEDPLDFVLWKAAKPGEPAWTSPWGEGRPGWHIECSAMAKKYLGETIDIHAGGQDLKFPHHENEIAQSEACNSQKFANYWMHNGFLNIENEKMSKSLGNFLTVHEAIQAVDPMVLRFFMLSVQYRHPINYSRELIDQAANGLARIRESVANIEHRLDMTADLGTGEEKWLNRLAAIKEHFITSMDDDFNTANAVTDLFDLSKEANLYLGEAHVSKQVLEQFLALFSELSGVLGVTLTVDKGLLDEEVEQLIEERNTARQNRDFARADAIRDQLRDQGILLEDTAQGMRWKRG; encoded by the coding sequence ATGATTCAACTGTACAACAGCATGACCGGAAAAAAGGAACCATTTAAACCATTAGAAGAAGGAAAGGTCAAGATGTATGTCTGTGGTCCGACGGTTTACAACTACATTCATATCGGCAATGCACGTCCAGCGATCGTCTTCGATACAGTCCGTCGCTACTTCACATACCGCGGATATGAGGTCAAATACGTCTCGAACTTCACGGACGTCGACGATAAGATCATCCGGACAGCAAACGAACTCGGAGAAGATTATCATGCGTTGACGAAACGTTTCATTGAAGCTTATCACGCGGATACGGGCGCCTTGAATGTCCAAAAAGCGGACATCCATCCACTCGTCACGGAAACGATGGACGATATCATCGCATTCATCGAAGTCCTTGTTGAAAAAGGCAATGCCTACGCTTCAAGCGGGGATGTCTACTTCCGGACGCGTAGTTTCAAGGATTACGGACAATTAAGCCAACAGTCGATCGACGAGTTGCGTGCAGGTGCACGAATCGAAGTCGGAGAGAAAAAAGAAGATCCGCTTGATTTCGTGCTCTGGAAAGCAGCAAAACCAGGCGAGCCGGCATGGACGAGTCCGTGGGGCGAAGGGCGACCAGGCTGGCACATCGAGTGCTCGGCGATGGCGAAGAAATACCTCGGAGAGACGATCGATATCCATGCCGGTGGACAAGACTTGAAGTTCCCGCACCATGAGAATGAGATCGCTCAGTCGGAAGCATGCAATTCTCAGAAGTTCGCGAACTACTGGATGCATAACGGGTTCTTGAACATCGAAAATGAGAAGATGTCGAAGTCGCTCGGTAACTTCCTGACGGTCCATGAAGCAATCCAAGCGGTCGATCCGATGGTGTTACGATTCTTCATGTTGTCGGTTCAATATCGTCATCCGATCAACTACAGTCGTGAACTGATCGACCAAGCAGCGAATGGTCTCGCACGGATCCGGGAGTCGGTCGCAAACATTGAACACCGACTTGACATGACGGCTGATCTCGGAACAGGTGAAGAGAAGTGGTTGAATCGTCTAGCGGCAATCAAGGAACACTTCATCACATCGATGGATGATGATTTCAATACAGCGAACGCGGTGACGGATTTGTTTGATCTCTCGAAAGAAGCCAACCTATACCTCGGAGAAGCGCATGTATCGAAACAGGTTCTCGAACAGTTCCTCGCACTCTTCTCGGAATTATCAGGCGTCCTAGGTGTGACGTTGACAGTTGATAAAGGCTTACTCGATGAAGAAGTCGAACAGTTGATCGAAGAGCGGAACACAGCCCGTCAAAATCGTGACTTCGCACGAGCGGACGCAATCCGCGACCAACTACGTGACCAAGGCATTCTGCTCGAAGATACAGCACAAGGGATGCGGTGGAAGCGCGGATGA
- the sigH gene encoding RNA polymerase sporulation sigma factor SigH, whose protein sequence is MSLVSFDQFGCMTDEALVEQAKEFDNSDALEFLIERYRNFVRAKARSYFLIGADREDIIQEGMIGLYKAVRDYRTDKLASFKGFAELCITRQMITAIKTATRQKHIPLNSYISLDKPIYDDESERTLLDIITSTAPSDPQILIVNREEYADIESKIDEILSDLERKVLALYLDGRTYQEISDDLDRHVKSIDNALQRVKRKLERYLEARKMTV, encoded by the coding sequence ATGAGTTTGGTTTCGTTCGACCAGTTTGGGTGCATGACCGATGAAGCGCTTGTAGAACAAGCGAAAGAGTTCGACAACAGCGATGCGCTCGAATTTTTGATCGAGCGGTATCGAAATTTCGTGCGCGCCAAAGCCCGTTCTTACTTTTTGATCGGGGCAGACCGCGAAGACATCATTCAAGAAGGAATGATCGGTCTCTATAAGGCGGTACGGGATTACCGAACGGATAAGCTTGCCTCGTTTAAAGGATTTGCCGAATTATGCATTACGAGACAGATGATCACTGCGATCAAGACGGCGACACGTCAGAAACATATCCCGTTGAACTCTTACATCTCACTCGATAAACCGATCTATGACGATGAATCGGAGCGGACGTTACTCGATATCATTACGTCGACAGCACCTTCTGACCCACAAATCTTGATCGTCAACCGGGAAGAATATGCAGACATTGAATCGAAGATAGATGAAATTTTAAGCGACCTTGAACGCAAAGTCCTCGCGCTCTATCTTGACGGACGGACGTATCAGGAAATCTCTGACGACCTCGATCGTCATGTCAAATCGATCGACAATGCCTTGCAACGCGTCAAGCGCAAGCTTGAGCGTTATCTCGAAGCACGAAAGATGACGGTCTAA
- the rlmB gene encoding 23S rRNA (guanosine(2251)-2'-O)-methyltransferase RlmB has translation MNKLFLQEGQQKGPLAVIHAMAQEAGIQIQLVPRSRLTGLAGTENHQGVVAAVAAYEYAEMEDIFELARQKDETPLLILLDELEDPHNLGSILRTADAVGAHGIIIPKRRSVGLTQVVAKASTGAIEHIPVVRVTNLARTMEDLKKQGIWFVGTDARESDDYRTLDGTMPLGIVIGSEGKGMSRLVREKCDFLVHLPMAGHVTSLNASVAASLLLYEVYRTRKPYAR, from the coding sequence ATGAACAAGCTGTTTCTGCAGGAAGGACAACAAAAAGGACCACTTGCCGTCATCCACGCGATGGCGCAGGAAGCAGGGATTCAAATCCAGCTCGTCCCGCGTTCGCGGTTAACGGGTTTAGCCGGAACGGAAAATCACCAAGGTGTCGTCGCAGCGGTAGCGGCGTATGAGTACGCCGAGATGGAAGACATCTTTGAGCTCGCGCGTCAAAAGGACGAAACACCGCTCTTGATCCTACTCGATGAACTCGAGGATCCGCATAATCTCGGATCAATCTTGCGGACAGCAGATGCTGTCGGGGCACACGGGATCATCATTCCGAAGCGTCGATCAGTCGGATTGACGCAAGTCGTCGCAAAAGCATCAACAGGCGCGATCGAACATATTCCTGTCGTTCGCGTGACGAACCTTGCGCGGACGATGGAGGATCTAAAGAAACAAGGCATCTGGTTCGTCGGAACGGATGCGCGCGAAAGTGATGACTACCGGACACTTGATGGGACGATGCCACTCGGAATCGTCATTGGAAGTGAAGGAAAAGGAATGAGCCGGCTCGTCCGTGAGAAATGTGATTTCCTCGTCCACCTCCCGATGGCGGGACATGTCACATCGCTCAACGCATCGGTTGCTGCTTCGTTATTACTATATGAAGTCTACCGGACTAGAAAGCCGTATGCGCGATGA
- the rpmG gene encoding 50S ribosomal protein L33, producing MAKKVGLACDNCGARDYTTMKKEDVTVRLELKKFCRRCNAHTIHKEAK from the coding sequence ATGGCGAAGAAAGTAGGCCTTGCTTGTGATAATTGCGGTGCCCGCGACTATACGACGATGAAAAAAGAGGACGTCACTGTCCGCTTGGAATTGAAGAAATTCTGCCGTCGTTGTAACGCGCATACGATTCATAAAGAAGCGAAATAA
- a CDS encoding Mini-ribonuclease 3 — protein MKNYKQLNALALAYMGDVVYEIRVRERLLEQGYVKPGELHKAAVRYVRAQAQATVVTHWLNTDALTEEEAAVVRRGKNAKSGSIPKSTDVHTYRYATAFEALLGYIYLSEGGDRLEELIGQAFELLEAEKTDES, from the coding sequence ATGAAGAACTACAAACAACTGAATGCACTCGCGTTAGCGTACATGGGCGATGTCGTCTATGAGATTCGTGTGCGGGAGCGATTGCTCGAACAAGGTTATGTGAAGCCGGGCGAGTTGCACAAAGCAGCTGTCCGGTACGTTCGGGCACAAGCACAAGCGACGGTCGTGACGCACTGGTTGAACACGGATGCGTTGACGGAAGAAGAGGCAGCGGTCGTCCGGCGCGGGAAGAACGCGAAATCCGGTTCCATCCCGAAGAGTACAGACGTCCACACGTATCGCTACGCGACAGCATTTGAAGCATTACTCGGTTATATTTATCTTTCAGAAGGAGGGGATCGCCTTGAAGAACTCATCGGACAAGCGTTCGAATTACTCGAAGCCGAAAAAACAGACGAATCCTAA